From one Thamnophis elegans isolate rThaEle1 chromosome 9, rThaEle1.pri, whole genome shotgun sequence genomic stretch:
- the DCTN1 gene encoding dynactin subunit 1, with amino-acid sequence MSAEVGGKPLKVGSRVEVIGKGHRGTVAYVGATLFATGKWVGVILDEAKGKNDGTVQGRRYFTCEENHGIFVRQSQIQVFEDGADTTSPETPEASASRVPKRDSSEGPKTSKLPTRTGSSATSSSTAGLSGSASASAGEMSSSEPSTPAQTPLAAPMVPVPALASPVAPPAILSPTKEEESLRGQVRDLEEKLETLKMKRNEDKAKLKELEKYKIQLEQVQEWKTKMQEQQAELQKRLKEAKKEAKEALEAKERYMEEMADTADAIEMATLDKEMAEERAESLQQEVDSLKEKAEDLTMDLEILKHEIEEKGSDGAASSYHVKQLEEQNGRLKEALVRMRDLSASEKQEHVKLQKHMEKKNAELEALRQQKDKLQEELKQAEGTIDELKEQVDAALGAEEMVETLTERNLDLEEKVRELRETVGDLEAINEMNDELQENARETELELREQLDMATARVRESEKRVEAAQETVADYQQTIKKYRELTAHLQDVNRDLMSQQEASVERQQQPPPEMFDFKIKFAETKAHAKAIEMELRQMEVQQANRHVSLLTSFLPDSFLRHGGDHDCVLVLLLLPRLVGKAELISRQAQEKFELSENCAERVGLRGAPGEQLSFAAGLVYSLLLLQATLHKYEQALRKCSVDVYRKVGLLYQEMCVHERSLDFLIELLHKDQLDETVNVEPLTKAIKYYQHLYSIHLADQAEDCTVQLADHIKFTQSALDCMSVEVCRLRSFLQTGQEASDFAILLKDLETSCSDIRQFCKKIRRRMPGTDAPGIPAALGFGQQVSDTLLDCRKHLTWVVAVLQEVAAAGAQMIAPLTENEGLQAVKLEDLAFKTSEQIYGAQGISPYECLRQSCNNLVATMNKMATAMQEGEYDADKPQTKPVPPVELRAAALRAEITDAEGLGLKLEDRETVIKELKKSLKIKGEELSEANVRLSLLEKKLDSASKDADERVEKIQSKLSDTQALLKKKEKEFEETMDALQADIDQLESEKLELKQRLSNQSKRTIEGLRGGPPPSGIASVISSIAGGVGASQVMVGGSGPVQVKDSPLLLQQIEAMQLSIKHLKNENNRLKGAQMRRELASLPPLHVPKLSLPKDRQGEEVVSSSLYRKTSRLLETLYQMSANAQVVDITRRKAVGSPAAQLLEQTTRLASLSDAIEKLKDEVRKETILQCPGATIPTDFGTFPSVPFLKAKEEEKDSAVYVGRVTFPCQPGHGQRHKLVLTPEQLHKLHSRLIS; translated from the exons CCCACCCGAACCGGCAGTTCGGCCACATCCAGCAGCACCGCGGGCCTCTCTGGCTCGGCCTCGGCCTCGGCCGGGGAAATGAGCAGCAGTGAACCAAGCACTCCTGCACAGACCCCCTTGGCTGCCCCCATGGTGCCTGTCCCGGCTCTGGCATCCCCAGTGGCTCCTCCAGCAATCCTGTCTCCAACGAAG GAGGAGGAGTCCCTGCGAGGGCAGGTGCGAGACCTGGAGGAGAAGCTGGAGACCCTCAAGATGAAGCGGAACGAAGACAAGGCCAAGCTGAAGGAGCTGGAGAAGTACAAGATCCAGCTGGAGCAGGTCCAGGAGTGGAAGACCAAAATGCAGGAGCAGCAGGCGGAGCTCCAGAAGCGCCTCAAGGAGGCCAAGAAG GAAGCCAAAGAGGCCCTGGAGGCCAAAGAGCGCTACATGGAGGAGATGGCGGATACGGCCGATGCCATCGAGATGGCCACCCTGGACAAGGAGATGGCCGAGGAGCGGGCGGAGTCCCTGCAGCAGGAGGTGGATTCCTTGAAGGAGAAGGCGGAGGATCTCACCATGGACCTGGAGATCCTGAAGCACGAGATCGAAGAGAAGG GTTCTGATGGAGCTGCCTCCAGTTACCACGTCAAGCAGCTGGAGGAGCAGAACGGCCGCCTGAAGGAGGCCCTTGTGAG GATGCGGGACCTGTCTGCCTCGGAGAAGCAGGAGCACGTGAAGCTCCAGAAGCACATGGAGAAGAAGAATGCGGAGCTGGAGGCCCTGCGGCAGCAGAAGGACAAGCTGCAGGAGGAGCTGAAGCAGGCCGAGGGCACCATCGATGAGCTGAAGGAGCAG GTGGATGCTGCTCTGGGGGCCGAGGAGATGGTGGAGACGCTGACCGAGAGGAACCTCGATCTGGAGGAGAAGGTCCGCGAGCTCCGCGAGACGGTGGGCGACCTG GAAGCCATCAACGAGATGAATGACGAGCTGCAGGAGAACGCCCGGGAGACGGAGCTGGAGCTGCGGGAGCAGCTGGACATGGCCACGGCTCGAGTCCGGGAGTCTGAGAAGCGGGTGGAGGCGGCGCAGGAGACGGTGGCCGACTACCAGCAGACCATCAAGAAATACCGAGAGCTGACGGCCCACCTGCAG GACGTTAACCGGGACCTGATGAGCCAGCAAGAGGCCTCTGTGGAGaggcagcagcagccgccgcccgAAATGTTTGATTTCAAGATTAAATTTGCAGAGACAAAAGCTCATGCCAAG GCCATCGAAATGGAGCTGCGCCAGATGGAGGTACAGCAGGCCAACCGGCACGTCTCCCTCCTCACCTCCTTCCTGCCCGACAGCTTCCTGCGGCACGGCGGGGACCACGACTGCGtgctggtgctgctgctgcttccccGGCTGGTGGGCAAG GCCGAGCTGATCAGCAGGCAGGCGCAGGAGAAGTTTGAGCTGAGCGAGAACTGTGCCGAGCGCGTCGGTCTCCGAGGGGCTCCGGGGGAGCAGCTGAGCTTCGCTGCCGGGCTGGTCTATTCTCTGCTCCTCCTGCAAGCAACGCTCCACAAATACGAGCA GGCCCTGAGGAAGTGCAGCGTGGACGTCTACAGGAAAGTGGGCCTCCTGTACCAGGAGATGTGTGTGCACGAGAGGTCCCTGGACTTCCTGATTGAGCTGCTGCACAAGGACCAGCTGGACGAGACCGTCAACGTGGAGCCCCTGACCAAAGCCATCAAGTACTACCAG cACCTGTACAGCATCCACCTGGCTGACCAGGCCGAGGACTGCACAGTGCAGTTGGCCGACCACATCAAG TTCACCCAGAGTGCCTTGGACTGCATGAGCGTGGAGGTCTGCCGGCTGCGCTCCTTCCTCCAG ACCGGACAGGAGGCCTCCGACTTCGCCATCCTCCTGAAGGACCTGGAGACCTCATGCAGCGACATCCGCCAGTTCTGCAAGAAGATCAGGCGGCGCATGCCGGGCACCGACGCTCCTGGCATCCCTGCAGCCCTGGGCTTTGGGCAACAG GTCTCGGATACCCTGCTGGACTGCCGCAAACACCTGACCTGGGTGGTGGCTGTGCTGCAGGAGGTGGCGGCCGCAGGGGCCCAGATGATCGCCCCCCTGACTGAGAACGAGGGCTTGCAGGCCGTGAAGCTGGAGGACCTGGCCTTCAAGACCAGCGAGCAG ATCTATGGGGCGCAGGGCATCAGCCCTTACGAGTGCCTGCGCCAGTCCTGCAACAACCTCGTCGCCACCATGAACAAGATGGCCACTGCCATGCAGGAGGGCGAATACGATGCAGACAAGCCCCAGACCAAG CCTGTTCCTCCAGTGGAGCTGCGGGCAGCCGCGCTGCGGGCCGAGATCACGGACGCTGAGGGCCTGGGGCTCAAGCTGGAGGACCGAGAGACGGTCATCAAAGAGCTGAAGAAGTCCCTTAAAATCAAG GGCGAGGAGCTGAGCGAAGCCAACGTGCGCCTGAGCCTCCTGGAGAAGAAGCTGGACAGCGCCTCCAAGGATGCCGACGAGCGGGTGGAGAAGATCCAGAGCAAGCTGAGCGACACCCAGGCGCTgctgaagaagaaggagaa GGAGTTTGAGGAGACGATGGACGCCCTGCAAGCAGACATCGACCAGCTGGAGTCGGAGAAGCTGGAACTGAAGCAGCGGCTCAGCAACCAGTCCAAGCGCACCATCGAGGGCCTGCGTGGGGGGCCGCCCCCCTCGGGCATTGCCTCCGTCATCTCCAGCATCGCAGGAG GTGTGGGTGCCAGCCAGGTGATGGTCGGGGGCTCCGGCCCTGTGCAGGTGAAGGACTCCCCTCTCCTGCTCCAGCAGATCGAGGCCATGCAGCTGTCCATCAAGCACCTCAAAAACGAGAATAACCGGCTGAAG GGCGCCCAGATGAGGAGGGAGTTGGCGTCGCTGCCCCCCCTGCACGTCCCCAAGCTCTCGCTGCCCAAGGACAGGCAAGGGGAGGAGGTGGTCTCCAGCTCCTTGTACCGCAAGACCAGCCGGCTGCTGGAGACCCTCTACCAGATGAGTGCCAATGCCCAGGTGGTGGACATCACGCGGCGGAAGGCAG TGGGCAGTCCAGCAGCTCAGCTCCTGGAGCAGACGACCCGCCTGGCGTCCCTGAGCGACGCCATCGAAAAGCTGAAG GATGAAGTCAGGAAGGAGACGATCCTGCAGTGCCCCGGGGCCACCATCCCTACGGACTTCGGCACCTTCCCCTCCGTGCCCTTCCTGAAG gccaaagaggaggagaaggacagcGCCGTCTACGTGGGCCGCGTGACCTTCCCCTGCCAGCCGGGCCACGGGCAGCGGCACAAGTTGGTGCTGACGCCGGAGCAGCTGCACAAACTCCACAGCCGGCTGATCTCTTAG
- the NOP56 gene encoding nucleolar protein 56 gives MVQLHVLFEHAAGYALLAVRPTEEVELLQPQVEASALSLGRFLALVRLEAFAPFRSAQAALENINAVSEGLLHEDLRLLLETSLPAKRKKVLLGVGDPKIGAAIQEELGFPCQTGGVVAELLRGIRLHFHSLIKGLTAQAASKAQLGLGHSYSRAKVKFNVNRVDNMIIQSISLLDQLDKDINTFSMRVREWYGYHFPELIKIVSDNYTYCRLAKLIGNRKELSEESLEGLEEIVMDSAKAQAILDASRSSMGMDISPIDLINIESFSSRVISLSEYRKGLQEYLRSKMNQVAPSLSALIGEVVGARLISHAGSLTNLAKYPASTVQILGAEKALFRALKTRGNTPKYGLIFHSTFIGRAAAKNKGRISRYLANKCTIASRIDCFSEVPTAVFGDKLREQVEERLAFYETGEVPRKNLEVMKEAVEEASEAAAEIKRKLQKKERKRLKQEKRRLQALAAAAETQNNNSSPLLEPPEQENQAKAKRKKREPQVGEAEPANNSLGDQEAPLPKKKKKKPPAVVVAEEPPAPQGKKAKKRKARADEDED, from the exons ATG gtgcaGCTGCACGTGCTGTTCGAGCACGCGGCGGGCTACGCGCTGCTGGCGGTGCGGCCGACGGAGGAGGTGGAGCTGCTGCAGCCGCAGGTGGAGGCGAGCGCGCTGAGCCTGGGCCGCTTCCTGGCCCTGGTGCGCCTGGAGGCCTTCGCGCCCTTCCGCTCCGCCCAGGCCGCGCTGGAGAACATCAACGCCGTCTCGGAGG GGCTGCTGCACGAGGACCTGCGGCTGCTGCTGGAGACGAGCCTGCCGGCCAAGAGGAAGAAGGTGCTGCTGGGCGTCGGCGACCCCAAGATCGGCGCCGCCATCCAGGAGGAGCTGGGCTTCCCGTGCCAGACGGGCGGCGTGGTGGCCGAGCTCTTGCGGG ggaTCCGCCTGCACTTCCACAGCCTGATCAAGGGCCTGACTGCCCAGGCCGCCTCCAAGGCCCAGCTGGGGCTCGGACATAGCTACTCGCGGGCCAAGGTGAAGTTCAACGTCAACCGGGTGGACAACATGATCATCCAGTCCATCAGCCTCCTGGACCAACTGGACAAGGACATCAACACCTTCTCTATGCGGGTCAG AGAGTGGTACGGCTATCACTTCCCAGAGCTGATCAAGATCGTGAGCGACAACTACACCTACTGCCGCTTGGCCAAGCTGATTGGGAATCGCAAGGAGCTGAGCGAGGAGAGCCTGGAAGGCTTGGAGGAGATCGTCATGGACAGCGCCAAGGCCCAGGCCATCCTGGATGCCTCCCGCTCCTCCATGG GAATGGACATCTCACCCATTGACCTCATCAACATCGAGAGCTTCTCCAGCCGGGTCATCTCCCTCTCGGAGTATCGCAAAGGTTTGCAGGAGTATCTCCGCTCCAAAATGAACCAGGTGGCTCCCAGCCTCTCGGCCTTAATTGGGGAAGTG GTGGGGGCTCGTCTCATCTCCCATGCAGGCAGCTTGACCAACCTGGCCAAGTACCCAGCCTCCACGGTTCAGATCCTGggggcagagaaggccctcttcag GGCCCTGAAGACCCGGGGAAACACTCCCAAGTACGGCCTGATATTCCACTCCACCTTCATCGGGCGAGCGGCGGCCAAGAACAAGGGGCGCATCTCTCGCTACCTGGCCAACAAGTGCACCATCGCATCCCGCATCGACTGCTTCTCAG AAGTCCCGACCGCCGTCTTTGGAGACAAGCTGCGGGAGCAGGTGGAGGAGCGCCTGGCCTTCTATGAGACCGGGGAAGTCCCTCGCAAGAACCTGGAGGTCATGAAGGAGGCCGTGGAGGAG gCTTCGGAGGCAGCAGCTGAGATCAAGAGGAAGTtgcagaagaaggagaggaagaggctgAAGCAGGAGAAGAGGCGCTTGCAGGCGTTGGCAGCGGCTGCAGAGACGCAGAACAACaactcctcccccctcctggaGCCTCCGGAACAG gAGAACCAGGCGAAGgccaagaggaagaagagggagccCCAAGTGGGGGAGGCAGAGCCGGCCAACAACAGCCTGGGAGACCAAGAAGCCCCTTtgcccaagaagaagaagaagaagcccccAGCCGTGGTGGTGGCGGAGGAGCCCCCGGCCCCCCAGGGGAAGAAGGCGAAGAAGAGGAAGGCCAGGGCGGACGAGGACGAGGACTAG
- the IDH3B gene encoding isocitrate dehydrogenase [NAD] subunit beta, mitochondrial isoform X2, whose protein sequence is MALAAALRGLRAASAGGVTSRVPLCRGAAGRAAAAAHPALSVLQRRLRGICSSAALLQRAAQAEGAFPVTLLPGDGVGPELMHSVKEVFKVAGVPVQFDEHHLSEVQNLASEEILDQVLESMQKSKVALIGKIHTPMEFKGELASYDMRLRRKLDLFANVVHVSSLPGYKTRHNNLDLVIIREQTEGEYSSLEHESAKGVIECMKIITRAKSQRIAKFAFDFATKKGRNKVTAVHKANIMKLGDGLFLRCCEEVAELYPKITFDTMIIDNCCMQLVQNPYQFDVLVMPNLYGNIIDNLAAGLVGGAGVVPGESYSADFAVFEMGARHPFAQAVGRNIANPTAMLLSSANMLRHLNLEHHSAMISDAVRKVIKVGKVRTADMGGYATSDDFTQAVIAALVD, encoded by the exons ATGGCTCTGGCGGCAGCGCTGAGGGGCCTCCGGGCAGCCTCGGCCGGCGGGGTGACCAGCCGGGTCCCGTTGTGCCGCGGGGCGGcggggcgggcggcggcggcagctCACCCGGCCCTTTCTGTCTTGCAGCGGCGCCTGCGGGGAATCTGCAGCTCGGCGGCGCTTCTGCAGCGGGCGGCGCAG GCGGAGGGCGCCTTCCCGGTGACGCTGCTGCCGGGGGACGGCGTGGGGCCGGAGCTGATGCACTCCGTCAAGGAGGTCTTCAAG GTGGCGGGCGTGCCGGTGCAGTTCGACGAGCACCACCTGAGCGAGGTGCAGAACCTGGCCTCGGAGGAGATCCTGGACCAGGTGCTGGAGTCCATGCAGAAGAGCAAGGTGGCCCTGATCG GGAAGATCCACACCCCCATGGAGTTCAAAGGGGAGCTGGCCTCCTACGACATGAGGCTGAG GCGGAAGCTTGACCTCTTTGCCAACGTGGTCCACGTGAGCAGCCTGCCCGGCTATAAGACCCGGCACAACAACCTGGACCTGGTGATCATCCGGGAGCAGACGGAGGGCGAGTACAGCTCTCTGGAGCACGAG AGTGCCAAGGGGGTCATTGAATGCATGAAGATCATCACGCGGGCCAAATCTCAGCGCATTGCCAAATTCGCCTTTGATTTTGCCACCAAGAAGGGGAGGAACAAGGTCACCGCGGTGCACAAGGCCAACATCAT GAAGCTGGGGGATGGGCTCTTCCTTCGCTGCTGCGAGGAGGTGGCTGAGCTGTACCCCAAGATCACCTTCGACACCATGATCATAGACAACTGCTGCATGCAG CTGGTGCAGAACCCTTACCAGTTTGACGTCTTGGTCATGCCCAACTTGTACGGCAACATCATTGACAACCTGGCAGCCGGCCTGGTGGGAGGGGCCGGAGTGGTCCCGGGGGAGAGCTACAGCGCCGACTTTGCCGTGTTTGAGATG GGGGCCCGTCACCCTTTTGCCCAGGCGGTCGGGAGGAACATCGCCAACCCCACGGCCATGCTGCTCTCCTCGGCCAACATGCTGCGCCATCTCAA CCTGGAGCACCACTCGGCCATGATTTCAGACGCGGTGAGGAAGGTGATCAAAGTGGGCAAG GTGCGGACTGCAGACATGGGGGGCTACGCCACCTCCGACGACTTCACCCAGGCCGTGATTGCAGCTCTGGTGGACTGA
- the IDH3B gene encoding isocitrate dehydrogenase [NAD] subunit beta, mitochondrial isoform X1, protein MALAAALRGLRAASAGGVTSRVPLCRGAAGRAAAAAHPALSVLQRRLRGICSSAALLQRAAQAEGAFPVTLLPGDGVGPELMHSVKEVFKVAGVPVQFDEHHLSEVQNLASEEILDQVLESMQKSKVALIGKIHTPMEFKGELASYDMRLRRKLDLFANVVHVSSLPGYKTRHNNLDLVIIREQTEGEYSSLEHESAKGVIECMKIITRAKSQRIAKFAFDFATKKGRNKVTAVHKANIMKLGDGLFLRCCEEVAELYPKITFDTMIIDNCCMQLVQNPYQFDVLVMPNLYGNIIDNLAAGLVGGAGVVPGESYSADFAVFEMGARHPFAQAVGRNIANPTAMLLSSANMLRHLNLEHHSAMISDAVRKVIKVGKVRTQDMGGYSTTSDFTKSVIDHLHPPYGV, encoded by the exons ATGGCTCTGGCGGCAGCGCTGAGGGGCCTCCGGGCAGCCTCGGCCGGCGGGGTGACCAGCCGGGTCCCGTTGTGCCGCGGGGCGGcggggcgggcggcggcggcagctCACCCGGCCCTTTCTGTCTTGCAGCGGCGCCTGCGGGGAATCTGCAGCTCGGCGGCGCTTCTGCAGCGGGCGGCGCAG GCGGAGGGCGCCTTCCCGGTGACGCTGCTGCCGGGGGACGGCGTGGGGCCGGAGCTGATGCACTCCGTCAAGGAGGTCTTCAAG GTGGCGGGCGTGCCGGTGCAGTTCGACGAGCACCACCTGAGCGAGGTGCAGAACCTGGCCTCGGAGGAGATCCTGGACCAGGTGCTGGAGTCCATGCAGAAGAGCAAGGTGGCCCTGATCG GGAAGATCCACACCCCCATGGAGTTCAAAGGGGAGCTGGCCTCCTACGACATGAGGCTGAG GCGGAAGCTTGACCTCTTTGCCAACGTGGTCCACGTGAGCAGCCTGCCCGGCTATAAGACCCGGCACAACAACCTGGACCTGGTGATCATCCGGGAGCAGACGGAGGGCGAGTACAGCTCTCTGGAGCACGAG AGTGCCAAGGGGGTCATTGAATGCATGAAGATCATCACGCGGGCCAAATCTCAGCGCATTGCCAAATTCGCCTTTGATTTTGCCACCAAGAAGGGGAGGAACAAGGTCACCGCGGTGCACAAGGCCAACATCAT GAAGCTGGGGGATGGGCTCTTCCTTCGCTGCTGCGAGGAGGTGGCTGAGCTGTACCCCAAGATCACCTTCGACACCATGATCATAGACAACTGCTGCATGCAG CTGGTGCAGAACCCTTACCAGTTTGACGTCTTGGTCATGCCCAACTTGTACGGCAACATCATTGACAACCTGGCAGCCGGCCTGGTGGGAGGGGCCGGAGTGGTCCCGGGGGAGAGCTACAGCGCCGACTTTGCCGTGTTTGAGATG GGGGCCCGTCACCCTTTTGCCCAGGCGGTCGGGAGGAACATCGCCAACCCCACGGCCATGCTGCTCTCCTCGGCCAACATGCTGCGCCATCTCAA CCTGGAGCACCACTCGGCCATGATTTCAGACGCGGTGAGGAAGGTGATCAAAGTGGGCAAG gTGCGGACCCAGGACATGGGGGGTTACTCCACCACCTCGGACTTCACCAAGTCTGTCATTGACCACCTCCACCCCCCCTATGGCGTCTAG